The genomic segment CAACGTCGGGAAAGACGTGAATAGACACCGGCACCTGCCGGAAAAAATCAAAATACAGCACCTGGTCATAAAAGCGGTAAACCCAGTTCACCTCACGTTGAATACGCGCCTGATCAAGCGGTTGCTGTGGTAAAGATGCCAGCCCGGCTTCGTAGAACACCTGAATAGCAAACGGCTGCCAGCCTTGGCCCACCTCAATATCCAGCTGTTCGGCGTGATCCGTCGTTGCCGGTCGATCACCAAAATGCACCTTGCCCTGAGCATCAACCCAGCGATACACATTACCAGCAGCGGCGTTATTCGTTGCCAGTAAACCCACCAGCACAACCACCAATCCAAGCAATAGCCCGCGTAAACACGACAGGCAGCAATCACCCGAGTTTTCTATCCGCATCCTGCTCCCCCGCTCCTGACGACCAGTATTCGTCGTTTATAAATCCTACAACTGCGCCATTACCAACTTGATCGCCAAGCCGATAAAGACCGCCCCGGAAATTCCGTTCAGCCAGCGTTGCCCCACGGCGGATTGCAGCCATCGCCCACCAAGCACATCTGCCAACAGCGCCATAGCAGCAAAAACCACCAGCGACACCAGCAAAAAAATGCCTGCCAATAGCACCAGTTGCACACTGACAGAACCCGCTGCCGGGTTGGCAAACTGCGGCAAGAAAGCCAGAAAAAAGATAAATACTTTCGGGTTGCTGATATTCATCGCCAAGCCGCGCCAGTACAGAGAACCTTCCTGTCCGTTCACCGCCTGCGCCGCCCCGCCCCGCCTTGCCGCCATCAGAGAAGCCCAGCCCAGCCATAACAAATAGCTGGCACCAAGCAGCTTTAATGCCGTCATTGCCAACGGTAACGCCTGTAATACCGATGCCACACCCAGCACCACCAAGGCGGTATGACCAAACAACCCGGTACACAACCCCAGGGTAATCATCACCCCGCTGCGCCAACCATGGGCAGCCGAACGTGCCACGACGTACAGATTGTCTGGTCCCGGTGCCAGAGCCAGCAATACCGACGTCAAGGTAAACGTAATCAGTGTATCAACCGCGATCATCCAAAATTCCTGTAAGCCTGGGCGGCAACAGTGTGTCAGTTTTGACACTCGGCTGCGAGCTTGCTAAAAGCTGCAATAACAGACTGATGCAACGCAACAGCACCGATGGAACCTGAGCTTGACAGTCACGCTCCAAGCGGTAGAACACTATCCGATACGCGCTCACTTGAAGCGTAACGAACGAATATGTCCAAGAAGGCCCAGATGCTAAAAAAACTGCTCAAACTATTCACCGAAGACAATCAGCCCGCCGCCGACAAACACACTCTCGACCTGTCTGCCGCTGCCCTGCTGGTAGAAGTCATGCGCGCCGACCATACCATCGACGCTGACGAACAACATGAACTCAGCCAGGTACTGAATGAACTGTTTCAGCTCACAGCCAATGAAATCAGTGAACTGCTGCAGCAGGCTGAACACGCCAGTGAACAGGCCTCCGACCTGTTCCAGTTTACCGATGTCGTGCACAAACATTTTTCGACGGAACAGAAATTTGATCTGTTGACCGGCCTCTGGCGGATTGCCTACGCCAGTGCCGGGATCGACAAGTATGAAGAACACATCATCCGTCGTATTGCCGAATTGCTGTACATGCCGCACAGTGAATTTATTCGCGCCAAACTGACCGCCAGACCCGAATTGTGATAACCGAACTGGTCTCCCGCTTTGAACAACTGCAACAGGCGTTAGGGCTGCTGGCACAACACCTGTCCGAGACACAACCAGCGCATTGGCTACCATTGCAAGACAGCGAAATTGCCTTGGGTCTGCAGCCGTTAACCCTGGCCAACGACCTGCTGACCGACCTCTGGTATCGCGATCAGCAGGATGGACGTGAAACCCGCTCCCGTCATGGCCTGATTCTCGCCGATGAACAGAGCCGCAGCCTGATTGCCACGATCAATCAGGCCAAGGATGATTTTCGGGCCGCCGTCCAGCTGGAAAAACAGGATCTGCCCCGCTGGAAAGAAAGCTATCGCCGCTTGGGTGAACAACCGTCATCCCTGCGCAACAAGCTGGCAATTGCCGGCCTGACACGGGTGCACCTGAAACAGTGTTTCCGCCATATTCCCTTACTGGAGCAGGCCCCCCGCAAAGTCGGCTTCAGCTGGTACGTCAACGGTCGCAGTATCAAAAAACTCACCCTGAGTCAGGCAGAATCACTGCTGCTCGAACTGGGTGAACACAAGCCTCATATCCAGATCCAGCTGCAACAACTGGGTAAATTGTCACCCGCCACCCTGCTGGCCCAGACCCAGGCTCTGGCCCCGGTGGTACGTGCCAATCTGGTGTATGGCAGTGGCGATGCCACCAAACGCAAGGCCATGAGTGTTTCCTTGCCGCTGTTTATTCCCGACACCCAATCAGCGTTACCCGAACACAACCGCATCAGCTCCGATCCACCCCCAGGACGAACCCGCCAGGCCCGTGGCGATCAACGCATCAGTGACGAACCGTTTTTGCCCAGTATTCGCGCCTATCTCTACCACTGACGGCTGGTTCTATCACGAACCAGCTGACGCTCTCACCGACCAATCCCTGACGGGTTTCAGCCAAAATGCTAGACTGCCGGCTTCAGCACCGGCACAGCTTATGGATACTCCAATGACCACCATCGTCAGCTTTAACATCAACGGCATTCGCGCTCGTCAGCACCAGCTTGAGGCTATTCGGGATCAACTGGATCCAGACATTCTCGGATTACAGGAAATCAAGGTACACGACGATATGTTTCCTCTGGCCGATATTGAAAACCTCGGCTACCACGTTGAACATTTCGGTCAGAAAAGCCACTACG from the Candidatus Thalassolituus haligoni genome contains:
- a CDS encoding LysE family translocator, which produces MIAVDTLITFTLTSVLLALAPGPDNLYVVARSAAHGWRSGVMITLGLCTGLFGHTALVVLGVASVLQALPLAMTALKLLGASYLLWLGWASLMAARRGGAAQAVNGQEGSLYWRGLAMNISNPKVFIFFLAFLPQFANPAAGSVSVQLVLLAGIFLLVSLVVFAAMALLADVLGGRWLQSAVGQRWLNGISGAVFIGLAIKLVMAQL
- a CDS encoding TerB family tellurite resistance protein, which translates into the protein MSKKAQMLKKLLKLFTEDNQPAADKHTLDLSAAALLVEVMRADHTIDADEQHELSQVLNELFQLTANEISELLQQAEHASEQASDLFQFTDVVHKHFSTEQKFDLLTGLWRIAYASAGIDKYEEHIIRRIAELLYMPHSEFIRAKLTARPEL
- a CDS encoding DNA replication terminus site-binding protein, with the translated sequence MITELVSRFEQLQQALGLLAQHLSETQPAHWLPLQDSEIALGLQPLTLANDLLTDLWYRDQQDGRETRSRHGLILADEQSRSLIATINQAKDDFRAAVQLEKQDLPRWKESYRRLGEQPSSLRNKLAIAGLTRVHLKQCFRHIPLLEQAPRKVGFSWYVNGRSIKKLTLSQAESLLLELGEHKPHIQIQLQQLGKLSPATLLAQTQALAPVVRANLVYGSGDATKRKAMSVSLPLFIPDTQSALPEHNRISSDPPPGRTRQARGDQRISDEPFLPSIRAYLYH